The sequence AAAGATCAGACCACCTCTTGCTGGGCATTCTGCGACAATTGCTCTACCAGCATGCTTTTATAAGATTTGAATCTCATTTCCTGAAGCTGCTCCAGAACAGAAAGTCTGAGTGCCGCGAATGCATTCAACTCATCGTCAAGAAAGGCTTTGTCTTTAAAATAATCATAATTAGTGTTAAGAAATTCCTCTGATCTTTTCACAAGATCATCATCACCATTTTTTGAAATGATGCCATCACTGATAAGGGAGCTGAGATACTTTTTGAAATCAGGTTCCACTCTCCGTTTCAGTACATCGACAGCGGCTACGATTTCATCCACTGATAATGTGCCTGTATAAAAAGGTTGGACGATAACGTTGATTCTCTTCAACAGTTCAATATATGTTTCCGTACGTTCATGAAGATTTCGAAAGGAAAGATATTTTTCCATAATATCAGTATTGCAATTCCAGGTATAATTCTTTATGGTTTATATATGTTTGTTAATTTCTTTCGTAAGAATGAATATTACCTGTACCATCATTACATAGCACTATCTGCGCTACTTGTTCGTTCACAATACTCAAGTACATCCCATAATGCAATCCCTTTATTCAGAAGTAACCGCTTTTTATCCTCATAGTTATCACTAAGAGGTTTATCAACTAATGTAAAAATCAATTTCCAAAATTGATTCCCCTTATGTCCATAATACTGTTGTTGTTGCAAAGATCTTTCGCCAGGCATAGTGCCAAGTATAAGAATTTTGCTATTTTCATCAACAATTGGAGAAAACGCTTTTTTTATCATAGACTGCTTCTTATTGCTTTCCGGTAATTGGATTTATTCGTTCCCTTAACATACTTTCAATTGCCGGTGCTATCATATCATAATTTACAATATCAAGTGGAATCCAACTTACTCTCAATACTTCTCCATGTAAATTTGCTCTTGCTTTTAACTTCATGGAAAATGTCCTACGATCCTTTACCTGATGAATATGTTCTGTAATTCTGCCACCTACATTTTTTGACTTTCCTATATATAAGGGGATCCATTCATCAAAGCTCCTATGCGCATTAACACGTGCTTTTTTTATGCCTGGAACCCAAATTACATCGGCATCTTTCCACAACTGCGTAAATGTTGTCACCCAGCTCAATACATCAAGGGAAAGGTCTTTATTCTTTATCTGAAAGAAATAAACACCCTTCCGGTGCATTAGATATTCTGCAATAGGCGGAATGTTGTTATTGAGTTCAAACTCAATAACATTTTCAAAAACAAGTTCACCTGACAATTGCCTTAGTCTGGCGGCTTCATTAGAAATTGCCTGATCAATTTCGTTGAATTGATCTTTTATGGTTATTCGTGATCCCGAAACTGTATTCATTAATTTTAATTTCTTCTGGTTATTTTATATGCAAGGGAATGATGGGTATTGGAAAGAGCATTACTTATCCTTTACATAGTCAAATGGAATCTATATCCGGATGATTTACATCGTAACAGGTTCGCATTATTTAGTTGATATAACTAAT is a genomic window of Chitinophaga sp. LS1 containing:
- a CDS encoding DNA-deoxyinosine glycosylase, coding for MIKKAFSPIVDENSKILILGTMPGERSLQQQQYYGHKGNQFWKLIFTLVDKPLSDNYEDKKRLLLNKGIALWDVLEYCERTSSADSAM
- a CDS encoding GIY-YIG nuclease family protein, translating into MNTVSGSRITIKDQFNEIDQAISNEAARLRQLSGELVFENVIEFELNNNIPPIAEYLMHRKGVYFFQIKNKDLSLDVLSWVTTFTQLWKDADVIWVPGIKKARVNAHRSFDEWIPLYIGKSKNVGGRITEHIHQVKDRRTFSMKLKARANLHGEVLRVSWIPLDIVNYDMIAPAIESMLRERINPITGKQ